GGCTTGAAGCCCTTGAAAAAGCATTTCGCAAAAGCGAAGGGATTGCAGATGTTCAAGTCGAAGGCGATCAGATGACCCTAATTGGCGATCATGGTTCTAAATTTGGGCCAGTACAGTTACCGGTTGTGGCTTATGTCCCCAGGGGTAAATGGCAGCCTGATACCGATTATGCCAGTCATGACGTGGTATCACATGAAGGCAGCGCTTATGTTTGCAAAAGTCCTCATCGCAGTGAAGGGTTTGAGCGAGAAAAATATTGGCAGCTGTTGCTGCAAGGGAATTTTTCTAAGGCACAGAAAAGCACGGAAACGCTTAGCTTGCGTGCTTACGAGTCAGGTACCCTTCCTAAACAGGCAACCCTTGGACAACTAGGTGTCTATATTGATGATGCAAGCCAGCCATCACTGATTTATGGAGATGGCCATAACTGGCGCTACGTTACAACGAATTTAACTATTTAAGGAGGCACAA
The genomic region above belongs to Pseudomonadota bacterium and contains:
- a CDS encoding carbohydrate-binding protein, whose product is MSIIYRSEKGAPLTIEEMDNNFCELEQRLEALEKAFRKSEGIADVQVEGDQMTLIGDHGSKFGPVQLPVVAYVPRGKWQPDTDYASHDVVSHEGSAYVCKSPHRSEGFEREKYWQLLLQGNFSKAQKSTETLSLRAYESGTLPKQATLGQLGVYIDDASQPSLIYGDGHNWRYVTTNLTI